One window of Halopseudomonas maritima genomic DNA carries:
- a CDS encoding TetR/AcrR family transcriptional regulator, with translation MNTAPSVKRRYRGSSTEERRALRRQQLIDAATRIYGENGYRHSGVKQVCDAAGLTQRYFYESFSHSDELLIACYEQAARKVREVNMAAAEAAGSDMLARSRAMLHAYFKYLRDNPREARLLFVDIRGISPAVDEAIDQALKASSEDMTRALAQPGEHFDEMLQAGILGGVVHIALYWMASGYAQSVEQVTDTALKLGASLLN, from the coding sequence ATGAATACAGCTCCCTCAGTCAAACGGCGTTATCGCGGTTCATCTACCGAAGAACGCCGCGCCTTGCGCCGCCAGCAGCTTATCGATGCGGCAACGCGCATCTATGGTGAAAATGGTTACCGGCATTCCGGCGTTAAACAGGTCTGCGACGCTGCCGGCTTGACGCAGCGCTATTTCTACGAGTCGTTCAGTCACAGCGATGAGCTGCTGATTGCCTGCTACGAACAGGCCGCGCGCAAGGTGCGTGAGGTCAATATGGCCGCCGCCGAGGCAGCAGGTAGCGACATGCTGGCACGCAGTCGGGCCATGTTGCATGCCTATTTCAAGTACCTGCGGGATAACCCGCGCGAGGCTCGCTTGCTGTTTGTCGACATTCGCGGCATCAGCCCGGCAGTCGACGAGGCAATCGATCAGGCGCTCAAGGCCAGCAGTGAAGATATGACACGCGCGCTGGCGCAGCCTGGAGAGCATTTTGATGAAATGCTGCAGGCCGGCATTCTCGGCGGGGTGGTTCATATTGCGTTGTACTGGATGGCCAGCGGCTACGCCCAGTCGGTCGAGCAGGTAACCGATACCGCGCTCAAACTGGGTGCGTCACTGCTGAACTGA
- a CDS encoding flavin-containing monooxygenase, translating to MQKQQQAFEPVPLDVLIIGAGLSGIGAAHQLSSQCPDKRYLILERRQAIGGTWDLFRYPGIRSDSDMYTLSYSFKPWANAKAIADGPDIKKYIEEMAEESGAVHNIRFQRKVVSASWSSDKARWTVQAVATDADGKEVEETYEARFLLSCSGYYSYDEGYRPRFPNEESFGGQIVHPQFWPEDLDYRGKRVVVIGSGATAVTLVPAMTEQAAHVTMLQRSPSYVVARPLRDGLAHSLQKWLPLPAAHGLTRWKNVLLTSFFYRMARNRPEQFKERVLHMVQTQIGNNVDMKHFTPSYKPWDQRLCAVPDGDLFHAVRAGQASVVTDTIDSFTENGIRLSSGEELPADIIVTATGLKLNAMGDVSVSVDGQPMAFGERMSYKGMMLSDVPNMLVTFGYTNASWTLKAELTANYTCRLLRYMDRNDFRIAVVRRDASVQEQPFLDFSSGYVQRGASVLPKQGDRAPWQVHQNYLKDKLIIQYGRIDDGVMQFQ from the coding sequence ATGCAAAAACAACAACAAGCATTTGAACCCGTCCCGCTCGATGTACTGATCATCGGTGCCGGCCTCTCAGGAATTGGCGCAGCACACCAGCTCAGCAGCCAGTGCCCGGACAAGCGCTACCTGATTCTCGAACGCCGCCAGGCCATCGGCGGCACTTGGGACCTGTTCCGCTACCCCGGCATCCGCTCCGACTCGGACATGTATACCCTCAGCTACAGCTTCAAACCCTGGGCCAACGCCAAGGCCATCGCCGACGGACCGGATATCAAGAAGTACATCGAAGAGATGGCCGAGGAGTCCGGCGCGGTTCATAACATTCGCTTCCAACGCAAGGTGGTCTCCGCCAGCTGGTCCAGTGACAAGGCACGCTGGACAGTGCAGGCAGTAGCCACTGACGCCGATGGCAAAGAGGTTGAAGAAACCTACGAAGCGCGCTTTCTGCTGTCCTGCTCGGGTTATTACAGCTATGACGAGGGCTACCGCCCGCGCTTCCCCAATGAGGAGAGCTTTGGCGGCCAGATCGTCCACCCGCAATTCTGGCCAGAAGACCTGGATTACCGCGGCAAGCGCGTGGTGGTGATCGGTAGCGGCGCAACCGCCGTGACCCTGGTACCAGCCATGACCGAGCAGGCGGCGCACGTGACCATGTTGCAGCGCTCGCCCAGCTATGTGGTGGCCAGACCATTGCGCGACGGCCTGGCCCATTCACTGCAGAAGTGGCTGCCGCTGCCGGCCGCCCACGGGCTGACCCGCTGGAAAAACGTGTTGCTGACCTCCTTTTTCTATCGAATGGCGCGAAACCGTCCGGAGCAGTTCAAGGAGCGCGTGTTGCACATGGTCCAGACGCAGATCGGCAACAACGTAGACATGAAGCACTTTACGCCCAGCTACAAGCCCTGGGACCAGCGTCTGTGCGCCGTGCCCGATGGTGATCTTTTCCATGCCGTACGCGCCGGGCAGGCCAGCGTTGTTACCGACACCATCGACAGCTTCACTGAAAACGGCATTCGCCTGAGCAGCGGCGAGGAGTTGCCCGCAGACATTATTGTCACCGCGACCGGACTGAAGCTGAACGCGATGGGCGACGTCAGCGTGTCCGTAGACGGGCAGCCCATGGCCTTTGGCGAACGCATGTCCTACAAGGGCATGATGCTCAGCGACGTGCCCAACATGCTGGTGACCTTTGGCTACACCAACGCCTCATGGACACTGAAGGCAGAGCTGACCGCCAACTACACCTGTCGCCTGCTGCGCTATATGGATCGCAACGACTTCCGCATCGCGGTAGTACGCCGCGACGCCTCGGTACAGGAACAACCCTTCCTTGATTTCAGCTCCGGGTACGTGCAGCGCGGTGCCAGCGTGCTGCCCAAGCAGGGAGACCGCGCGCCCTGGCAGGTTCATCAGAATTATCTGAAAGACAAGCTCATCATCCAATACGGTCGTATCGACGACGGCGTCATGCAATTTCAATAA
- a CDS encoding SDR family NAD(P)-dependent oxidoreductase yields the protein MQTKNCVAVLTGAGSGIGRALADALARSGCHLALADLNPVALAETAAQARALGVRVSEHPLDVADRAAVAALPDAVLAEHGQVDLLINNAGVALGGTFDQVSVENFDWLMAINFDAVVTLCRAFLPALKQRPQARIVNVSSLFGLITPAGQTAYCASKFAVRGFSNALRLELMNTGVGVTVVHPGGVATAIATSARSPDGASEADKQRKLARAKRLLRMPPPRAAQIILKGIERDKARVIVGNDARILGWLERLMPVNYWRLLPGLTRNDD from the coding sequence ATGCAAACCAAAAACTGTGTAGCCGTGCTGACCGGCGCGGGCAGCGGTATTGGCCGCGCCCTGGCTGACGCCTTGGCCCGTAGCGGCTGCCATCTGGCGCTGGCCGACCTGAATCCAGTTGCCCTGGCTGAAACCGCCGCGCAGGCGCGCGCTCTGGGTGTGCGGGTCAGCGAGCACCCGCTGGACGTCGCCGACCGCGCCGCCGTCGCAGCCTTGCCCGACGCCGTGCTGGCCGAGCATGGCCAGGTCGACCTGTTGATCAATAACGCAGGGGTTGCCCTGGGCGGCACCTTCGACCAGGTCAGCGTGGAGAATTTCGACTGGCTGATGGCAATCAACTTTGATGCGGTTGTCACCCTGTGCCGAGCGTTTTTGCCCGCACTGAAACAGCGGCCCCAAGCGCGTATCGTGAATGTCTCCAGCCTGTTCGGGCTGATCACTCCGGCCGGCCAGACGGCTTACTGCGCCAGCAAGTTTGCCGTGCGTGGTTTCTCCAATGCCCTGCGCCTGGAGTTGATGAATACCGGCGTAGGCGTCACGGTGGTGCACCCTGGCGGCGTAGCCACCGCCATCGCCACCAGTGCACGCTCTCCGGACGGCGCCAGCGAGGCAGACAAGCAGCGCAAGCTGGCGCGCGCCAAACGTCTGCTGCGCATGCCTCCGCCACGCGCCGCACAAATCATCCTCAAGGGTATTGAGCGAGACAAGGCGCGGGTGATTGTTGGCAACGATGCACGCATACTGGGCTGGCTGGAGCGGCTGATGCCCGTCAACTATTGGCGCTTGCTGCCGGGTTTGACCCGCAACGATGACTAA
- a CDS encoding alpha/beta fold hydrolase: MNYLITAVLVVLALALLGLFLYTLFVAKRVELAMPPEGRFVTIMGNRIHYVEQGSGPDTLLLIHGLTGVIQNFGYGLINELAKTHRVVAIDRPGSGYSVRPDAASASLTVQADVVAGVIDALQLGKPLLVGHSLGGAVSLATALRHPDKVRGLALIAPLTHMPSQVSDAFAALAIRQSWLRKLVGWTLAIPLSIRKREQVLGVVFGPEQAPADFPLRGGGLLGLRPSHFIAASRDLAAVETVLPQMQQRYEDLQLPIGILYGREDRILNPQEQGEQLAARLDNAELTLIDGGHMLPITQPEACLQFIKTRLNGSGTRA; encoded by the coding sequence GTGAACTATCTGATTACCGCCGTACTGGTGGTGCTTGCTCTGGCCCTGTTGGGGCTGTTTCTCTACACGCTCTTTGTCGCCAAACGGGTTGAGCTGGCAATGCCGCCCGAGGGGCGCTTTGTCACCATCATGGGCAACCGAATCCACTACGTGGAACAGGGCTCCGGGCCCGACACCCTGCTGCTCATACACGGCCTGACCGGCGTTATTCAGAACTTCGGTTACGGCCTGATCAACGAACTGGCCAAGACCCACCGGGTAGTCGCCATCGACCGCCCGGGCAGTGGCTATTCGGTACGTCCAGATGCCGCCTCCGCATCACTTACGGTGCAGGCTGACGTCGTAGCCGGCGTCATCGATGCGCTGCAGCTGGGCAAACCCCTGTTGGTTGGTCACTCGCTGGGCGGAGCCGTGTCGCTGGCCACTGCTCTGCGTCACCCGGACAAAGTACGGGGCCTTGCCCTGATCGCGCCGCTCACCCATATGCCCTCACAGGTGTCCGACGCCTTCGCCGCGTTGGCGATTCGCCAAAGCTGGCTACGCAAGCTGGTTGGCTGGACGCTGGCGATCCCTCTGTCCATTCGCAAGCGTGAGCAGGTGCTGGGGGTGGTATTTGGCCCAGAGCAGGCCCCGGCGGACTTCCCACTGCGTGGTGGCGGCCTGCTGGGGCTGCGCCCAAGTCACTTTATTGCCGCCTCGCGGGACCTGGCGGCGGTGGAAACAGTGCTGCCGCAGATGCAGCAGCGCTACGAGGACCTGCAACTGCCCATCGGCATTCTCTACGGCCGAGAGGACCGCATCCTCAACCCGCAGGAACAGGGCGAGCAGTTGGCGGCTCGTCTGGACAACGCCGAGCTGACACTGATCGACGGCGGTCACATGCTGCCGATCACCCAGCCCGAGGCCTGTCTGCAGTTCATCAAGACCCGTCTTAACGGCTCTGGCACGCGGGCATAA